The Anderseniella sp. Alg231-50 genome segment TCCATTTCCGTCATGCGCCCAATGACCAGGGGAACCGATGATTTCGATCCCAATTATTCCTGGGACGACGACACCGTGCGGCGCCTTTTCGACGCCAAAGCCGCCAACCTGAAAGCCTGTGGCGCGGATCTGCTGATCATGGAAATGATGCGCGACATGAAGTTTTCAAGCTGGGCAGTTGAGGCAGCGATCAATACCGGACTGCCGGTCTGGGTCGGCATTGCGGTTGAACGCAATGGCGACGGCGCACTGGCGGGCGTCAACCACCCGGACCAGTTGCTGGAACCGATCGTCGCGGAGCTGACCCGGTTCAATCCGGATGCCTGCCTGATCATGCATTCGCCGATCGACACCATACTGGAAGGTCTTGAGGTGATTTCCGCCAACTGGTCGGGTCCGACAGGCGCCTATCCGGAAGCCGGTGAGTTCACCATGCCGGACTGGCAGTTCGTTGACATTGCACCGGCAGACTTTGCCATTGCTGCCCAGGACTGGCGCAAGGCAGGCGCGCGGATCGTCGGCGGTTGCTGCGGTGTCACGCCGGATCACATTGCAGCCCTTTCGACCATGGGCACGCGATGAGTACGTCACACAAGGCAAGCTGCCTGTGTGGCGGTGTAAAGTTTGAAGTTACCGGCCAACTGCGCGATGTCGTTGCCTGTCACTGTGTGCAGTGCCGCAAGCAGACCGGCAACTATATGAGCGCCACGGGCTGTGATGATGATGCGTTGAGTATGAGCTCGTCAGACGGCCTGGCCTGGTATGAATCGACCCCCGGCTACAAGCGCGGGTTTTGCTCGACCTGCGGGTCAACCCTGTTCTGGAAAGCCGACGGGACTGACCGTATTGCAATTGCCGCCGGTGTGTTCGACGGCCCTCTCGGTGTTCCCCTCAAGGGCCACATCTACTGCGACTATGCCGGTGAGTATTATGAGATCGCAGGCGGCGAATTTCGTGAACCGCTAAGTGATGACTACTCGGACGCCAAGCCTGAAACCTGACCGGGTCAATACCCCTTCAGCTCGCCGTTGATCACATAACGCAGGATATCCACGACCTGGGCCGGTGTTTCGGTGACGGCAAGGGCGGCGGCATCGACTTCTTTCAAAGCATGCTGGTGGTCTGCGCCATGCATGATGATGACCGCCTTGCCGAGCGCCGATGCGTAACCTGCATCGAAGGCTGCATTCCACTGCTTGTACTTTTCACCGAAACGCACCACGACGACATCGGCTTTTTCAATCAGGGTACGGGTGCGAATGGCGTTGACATTGGCGCCCTTGTTGTCGTGCCAGAACTTGTTGGGTTCCTCGCCCAGGATCGCGACACCGCAATCATCCGATGCCGGGTGATTGGTGACAGGAGCGGAAAAACTGACCGGCAGCCCGGCAGCCTTGGTACCCTCTTCCAGTTCTTCGCGCCAGTTGGTGTGAATTTCGCCCGACAGGTAAACGTTCCAGGTCATATGCTTTAGGCCCTTATCGCTGATTGGAATTTGAACCCGGTATAACCGCCCTACCCCGGATTACGAAACCGCATGGCGGATTTGTTGGCCTGCAGCCGGTGTTCAGATGGTTTCCAGCCTGGCCATGTCCACCGCCAGGTCGCCATAGCCGGTGAACCGGTACTCATACTCAAGCTGCAGTTTCTCCGCTGCCGCCCTGGCCATTTCCTGCAAGGTTTCATCCTCGGTCTGTGCCAGATAGACAACCTTGGTGTAGTGGGCAAACATCATGTCACGCAGTTCCGGGTGCGCGGCCATGCCGAAGCCCTCCCAAACAAGCTTGTCAAAATGCCGGGCCAGATAGTCGGTCAGGTAAAAGGCGGTTATTTCGTCATCCTGGTGGGCGGCCCATTTATCGTTGCCGGAAAAGAACGAATAGCAGTGCGGCCCGTCAATGCGTTTTACGCCTTCCTGCTCGATGACCTTGTCCAGCAGTCCGCCGGTGCCACAGTCACCATAGGCAATGAAGATTTCGCGATAACGCCCGGTTGCCCGCGCCTTTCGGATGGCGTCGCGCACGCCGTCAGGGATCTTGTCCGGTGTATTGTGCCAGATGGCCGGCAGGCATTGTATATCAAGATGGGACCAGCGGTTCATCTCGATCAACGCCACCATTTCACGCCCCAGCGCGCCGCAGGCAATGATCAGCACATCGCCGGACTTCTTGCGGAACTCAAATTTTTCTTCCGGGCCGAGTTGTTTCATAGACGCCAGTATAGACCGGCCCGAGAGGCCCCGCGATGCTGAAAACGACAAACGCCGCCGAAAATGTCCGGCAGCGCTTGCGCAAGTTTGGAGAGATTAAACTGTGTGATCAGTAGCCGCGGCGAGCCATGCAGCGTTCCCAGCGCCATGTGTGCCAGCCAAAGCGGCGGGCGCAACGGCGGGCTGAACGGCGATAGTGGCGGCCACCGCGATAGCCGTGGTCATAGTAGCCGTGGCCGTGTGCAGCGCCGAGGGCACCAAATGCGGCCATCGTGCCGACACCGGCCCAGAACGCGCCTTTTTTCGAAATTGCATGGGCGGGAGAGGCCATTGCTGCAGCGATGGTGATAGCGGCGACGGCGGCGATTGCTGTATTGCGGATGGTAGTCATTGCTCTGTTTCCTCCAGTATAAATTTTTGTGATCTGTTTCATGTCAGTCACGTTGATGTCACTGAAGATGACAAAAATGTAATCGAAGTGATGTGCAGATCGTCACACGGCGGATGTTGAAAATCCGAATGCGCTGCGAAAAAACGCAGAAAAAAGCCGCTAAACGCCAAAAAAAATACGCCCGCAGTTTCAAGCTGCAGGCGCATTGACTTCGAAAAAGTTCAGAAAATACCGGCTCAGGCGGTGACCTGGTTGTGCTTGCGCGCCATGAATTCCTTGGCGGTTTCAACGGCAACGGCAGCATCGCGGCAATAGGCGTCCGCGCCGATGGCAGCGGCAAATTCCTCGTTCAGCGGCGCGCCGCCGACCAGCACGATGTAATCGTCGCGCATGCCCTTTTCCTTCAGGGTATCGATGACCACCTTCATGTAGGGCATCGTGGTGGTCAAAAGCGCAGACATGCCGAGAATGTCAGGTTTGTGCTCTTCAATGGCTTCCAGGTAATTTTCGACCGGATTGTTGATGCCGATATTGATCACTTCGAAACCGGCACCTTCCATCATCATGGACACCAGGTTCTTGCCGATGTCGTGAATGTCACCCTTGACCGTGCCGATGACCATTTTGCCGACGCGCGGCGCGCCGGTCTCAGCCAGCAATGGTTTGAGAATGAACATGCCCGCCTTCATGGCGTTGGCGGCCAGCAGCACTTCCGGCACAAACAGGATACCATCGCGGAAGTCGATACCGACAATGCGCATGCCCTCAACCAGGGCTTCGGTCAGGACCTTGTACGGGGTCCATCCGCGCTCAAGCAGGATGTGGACGCCTTCCTCGATCTCTTCCTTGAGACCGTCATAAAGGTCGTCGTGCATCTGCTGGGTAAGCTCTTCGTCATCCAGCGACCGCAGGTCAAGATCGTCTTCTTCAGTCATCGTCTTCTCCACTAGATGCGCCATGCGTGCGACGTGATTAGACATTCATAACCGTTAATGAATCAAGCATGCGCACGAACTTGCGACGAAAAGCTGCCCGATTGCGACTGGTGCAGTGCAAAAGAAATGCACCTGCTTGACTAAGCTGCTGATACCGCGCACCTTTAACCAACCAAGCACCCTTCCCCGACAGCTATCGTTTCAGGATCATCATGACCGGATTTTCTATTGCTGGCGTTCGCGCCCAATTCCCTGCCCTTTCCATCACCGATGACGGAAAATCACGCATTTACCTGGACAATCCGGCCGGCACACAGGTGCCTCAGCATGTCATCGACCGCGCCACCCGTGCCATGATCGAGCAGAATGCCAATCTGGGTGGTGCCTTTGTGACCTCGGAAAAAGCGCTGGCCCTGTTTGATGAAGCCCATGAGGCGGCAGCCCAATTCTACAATGCACCTGCAACCACCGACGTCTTTTACGGCGCCAACATGACTACGATAACACTGGCCATGTCGCGCAACCTGCAAAAAACCCTGGCCTTGAGCGAAGGTGACGAGATCGTGCTGTCGCGGATGGATCACGATGCAAACGTGGCACCCTGGCTGCTGGTGGCAGCCGATACCGGCGCCACCGTAAAATGGCTCGACTTCGATACCGATACGTTTGAATTCCCGGACGATGCCTTGGACAAGGTGTTGAGCGACAAGACCAAAATCGTCGCCGTGAGCTATGCCTCAAACTGCACCGGCACCATCAATGACGTGAAATCCATGTGCTCCAAGGCGCGCAGCGCCGGTGCAATCAGCTATGTGGACGCGGTGCAGTTTGCTCCACACGGCGTCATCGATGTGCAGGACATCGGCTGTGATTTCCTGGTGTCGTCCGCCTACAAGTTCTTCGGGCCCCACCAGGGTATCATGTACGGGCGTGGTGACCTGCTTGAGAGCATGTTCTCCTACCAGGTGCGGCCTCCGCTTGAGTATGGTTCCCCCGCCAAGTTTGAAACAGGTACCGCGCCTCGCGAAACCCTGGCGGCATCACTGGGGGCCATCGAATACATCGCATCGCTGGGCGATGGTGACACCGGTTTACCACTGTCGCGAAACCGGATTGCATCCGGCATGCACGCAGCCATGGGCCATGAAATGGCGCTGACCAGGCAGATGATCGGCGGCCTGACCTCCATAAAGGGCGTCAAAGTGCGCGGCATCACGTCGGACAACGCACTGGCGCGGCGGGTGCCTACCGTATCCATCACCATGGACGGGAAAAACCCCGAGGACATGGCCAAATCGCTGGCAGATAAGAACACGTTCCTGTGGTCGGGTCACAATTATGCGCTGGAGCCGATCAACCACATGGACCTGATGAAGGATGGCGGCGTCCTGCGCATCGGCCTGGCGCACTACAACACGGCGGAAGAAGTGGACACATTGCTGGAGCAGCTGGAAGACCTGGCCTAAGGCGAAATGAGGATCAGGAGGCCCGGGTAACGTCCGTCAGCGGATCGGCAAGCTCGCGGCCGCCCGGCGGTTGTGCGGTCGGCATCGAGCCGGGCTGGCGTTCGACCATGCGATGCACCACGGCGGGTGCCCCTTCGATATGAAGTTTTTCCACCTGCTCATAGATTGAAGCATCCGCCCTGGTCCGGCGCTGCGCATCGCGGACATAGTCCAGCCAGGTCGGAACGTGAAAGCGCTCCATCCACAATTGTGGGTCCGACAGGTCGCGCAACAGCGTCCAGCGTAAAAACCCGTCCCTGCGGCAGATGCGGCGGCGCTCGTTCATGACGTTCAGGAAGGCCACGACATCCTTTTCGGCAATACGGTGCTCGACCGTGATGACCACCGGGCCACTGCGCGGCTCCAGCGGTACGGCAATGTCCGGTTCGCGCCAGTGGTCGAGAGGAGCAAGGTCGACAGTCTCGATCTGCTGCAACGAACGCACGAGGCCCGGCAAAATGGCCACGGCCATCATCGCCGCAGCGGTGAACAACGCGATCGGTATGGAATAGTGCGAGGCCACATAACCGGACAGCCAGCTCCCGAACGCCATGCCGCCAAATGTCACCATCTGGTATATGGACAGCGCCCGGGCAACCACCCAGCGCGGCGCGGCCATCTGAACAGAGACATTGAACGTCGACAGCGCCAATACCCATCCCGCGCCGGTGAGCATCAACGCCGGCATTGTCAGGATCAATTGCGTACTCGCAGCTGTAATGATGGTACCGGCGAGCACCGCAACCGATGCAACGCGCACAATCCATTCCGTCGAGTATTTCTTGCGCAACCGCCCGCTGGACAGTGCGCCGCCGACGGCGCCGACACCGAAAGAGCCAAGCAACGCGCCAAAGACCAGCGGGCCGCCGGTTATGATATCGCTGGCGACGACCGGCATCAGTGCCGGCACGGCTGCCGCGGCCGCACCGAAAAGACAGCTGCGCAGCAACACGGCACGGATGTTGGGGGACATGGCCACGAACCGAATGCCCGCTGATATTGCAAGGTCGATCCGTTCACGCGGCAGCGTGCGCGGCATGGTGTCCGGCCGCCAGCGCACCAGCACGGCCAGCAATGCTACGTAACTGAGTGCGTTGGTGGCGAAAGCCGCGGCCGCTCCGCCTGCCGCAACGATCGCCCCGCCAACGGCGGGACCGACACTGCGGGCAATGTTGAAACCCATCGAGTTCAGGGCCACAGCGCCGGGCAACAGGTCACGCGGAACCATGTCACCGACCGAAGCCTGCCAGGCCGGATTGTTCAATGCGGTGCCGCAGCCAATGAGGAAAGTGAAGCCGATCAGCAGCCAGGGCGTCAGAACTCCGTACCATGCGCACACGGCCAGAACCACGGAGACAATCAACATGAATGCTTGCGCGCAGATCATCACGCGCCGGCGATCGAGATTGTCGGCAATGGCACCCGCCAGCAGCGCAAACAGCATGATCGGCAGCGCGGTAGAGGCCTGGACCAGCGCGACAAATTGCGGCGAGTCCGTCAGCGTGGTCATCAGCCACGATGCGCCCACCGCCTGCACGAGACCACCAAAGTTCGAACTCATGCTGGCCAGCCAGATAGACCGGAAAACCGGCACTCCCAGGGCCGAGGACGGAGCGGAATCCGGACTGTCTTCTAAATCGTCAGGCATGCACCTTTGTCAGGCCATCCGCGCCGATTTGCAAGGTCGCGACAGGGCTTACCGGAAATATTGCTGAAAGACGCGGGCCCGTGACGCCTAGATGGTCACAAGACCTGCACTACCCCCGGCGCCTGCCCCTGCCCTCGCGGCCGCGTCGGGCAGCGCCCTCGGCGGCAGTGTCCGTGCCGTGAGCCAGGGCGGAGACCTTGCCAAGCTTTGCCTCGACCTGATCGACCGTCGGACGGGCACCACCTGAATAGGTTTCCAGCGACGTGCGCATGGCGCGCACGTGCTCATAGGTCGTGCCGCAGCACCCGCCGATGATCTTTGCACCTGAATCAAACGCCAGCCGGGCATAATCGGCCATCAGTTCCGGCGTGCCGTCATAGTGGATGTGGCCATCCATCCAGGCGGGGATGCCGCAGTTGCCCTTGGCCACCACAATGGCGCTGCCATCGGCCTCGGTCATGCCCAGCACGGTCGCCACCAGTTCAGCAGCACCGGTGCCGCAATTGGCGCCGATGGCGTCTGGCGCGACCTGCTGTGTCGCCGCGAGAGCCGCGTAGGCCGCAGGTGTCAGTCCCATCATGGTGCGGCCATTGGTGTCAAAGCTCATGGTCGCCACCACCGGCAAGCTGGTGGTGCGAGCCCCTTCAAGGGCGGACTTGAATTCTTCTTCCGAGGAAATGGTTTCGATCCACAACACATCCGCGCCGCCTGCCTCAAGCGCCTGGGCCTGCTCGGCGAATGCCGCGACACCCTGTTCGTGGGTCATTGTGCCGACCGGCTCAAAAATCTCGCCCGTCGGACCCATGGAGCCAGCCACGATAACCGGGCGATCCACCGCGTCCGCCTCCATGCGGGCAAGCTGGGCCGCCTTCATGTTGAGTTCGCTCACGCGGTTTTGAGCATCATGCAGCTTGAGCCGGTAGGCGTTGCCGCCAAACGAATTGCTCAGCACGATGTCGGACCCTGCCTCGATGAAGTTGCGGTGCAGCGCGCGAACCCGGTCGGTGTGATCTTCATTCCACAGTTCCGGGGCGTCGCCGGACTGCAAACCCATTGCGAACAGGTTTGTGCCGGTGGCCCCGTCGGCCAGCAGCCAGTCACGGGAATTCAGGAGATCGAGAAAGTTTGCACGGGCCATGATTTGTAGGACTCACCTTGTCAGAATTGGAGCCCTCACATAACACATAAAGATTTCTTTATGTAGTTATTTCTGGACTGTTATGCTGTGAAGCTTTCGGCAGAAAACCGCAGGTCCATGCGCTCGTTCACCGGCACTTCGCCTGTACGGGGCTCATCCTTCAACAGCATGGCCACCACATTGCGCAAGGCATGCAGGTCGCCGTAGCCCAGTACTGGCGCATCATCGACACCATTTTCCGGCTGCCCGTGTGCACAGACAATCTGCACCTGTTCCGGCAGGTCGTCGAGCAACTGCTCGCAGATACGCAGATAGTCACGCAGTGATGCGCCCGGGGTCTGGGCATACAAGGCACCGCAATAAATGAAATCCGCCGCGTACAACCGGCTCCGCTCCGCCTCCCACAGCGATACAGAATCCGGCGAGTGCCCCGGCGTGTGCAGCACGTGCAGCGACCGGCCCCCTACTCTGACAACCTCATCGGGCGCAATCCAGCGGCCCACCTCAAATGTCGGCACCGGTACCGCTTCGCTTGCGCCCAGGAACATCTCATCGGTCGGGGTCAGTGTGCCATTTGTCTCGATGGCGCGCAGCATTGGCAGGTCGGCCACCGTGGCCGGCCCAAACGCATGGATATTGCCGAGATGATCAAAATGCATGTGGGACGGAAACGCGTCCACGCGCGCCCGGCCATGGCGCGCGACCAGGGGTGCAATCGACCGTCTGCCGGAGCCGGTATCAAACAGCAGGCTGTCATCGCCGTCCGATATCAGATAGCTCCAGTTGCGCTGGTGATAGGCAGGTTCACCAATGGCAATGGTTGCATCATCGATCGCCTTGACGCCGAACCAGCCATCTTCCAGCAGCACATCATCTGCCAGCGTAATGGTCTCTATTGCCACTTCAAGGTTTTCGCGCATGGGGTGACCGGATGTCCTGGTTGGCAGCTTCCGTAAATCGGGTCGTCAGCCAGATCATTCAATGCCATCGTGGGCCATCAATCAAGGAGAGCAGCACATGAAAATTCGTTATGAGGCCATTTCGACCGACACCGCGCGCAGTCTCCAGAACGGGGATCCGGATGCATACGGCAATCTACCGGAACGCGCCGTATCAGATGGCAGCCGGATACCGTGCCGGCACTGCCTGAAACTGGTCGATGAAGGTGACGAGTATCTGATTGTGGCGCATCGCCCGTTCGGCAATCTGCAACCCTATTCGGAAACCGGGCCGATTTTCCTGCACGCGGATTTCTGCGAGCGCGCCGCGGCGGACGCAAAGCTTCCGGACATGCTGGACAGCCCGGCCTACCTGGTGCGCGGCTATGATGCCGGCGAGCGGATTATCTACGGCACCGGCCAGGTGGTTCCAACCGCTGACATCGGCACTTATGCCGGAGCCCTGCTGAAAGACGACAAGGTTGAATTCGTGCATGTGCGCTCGGCAGAAAACAACTGCTTCCAGTGCCGGGTGGAGCGCGACTGACCGATCAGTCTGCCAGCGTGTGAAAATCATCCCAGCGCAGAGTTTCGACACCTGACTTGTCGAGCCTGGCGTTGAGCGCGATGGCCGTGCCCAGGGTCGCGACCTTTATGCCCCGGTATTTGGTGCGCGGCCCGGTCAGCAGGAAGTTGAGTTTCGGCCAGCCCCACAGTGTCAGTGCCTGCGTCAGGCCATAGCGGTTTTCAGGTGTCAGGATCATCGACGGCTGGAAAAGGCTCAGCCGCTCAAAATCCAGCGCTCTCAGTGCGTCTTCCAACTCACCCTTGGTGCGCAGGAAAAATGAACGCGACCTGGAATCCGACCCGATTGAACCGAGCAGTTGAAAATGCTTCACGCCCGCCTTCCTGCAGGCGGCAGCGAAATCCAGCACCGCCAGCTTGTCTATGCGGACAAAGTCCTCGCGCGACACCTTTGAAGGTTCGCCGACACCGAGCGTGCAGATAGCCGTCGTGTGACCATCCAAATGCTCTGCGTAGGAAGCTGCACCGAAAATATCTGCGTTGTGCTGGCGCAGGCCCTCATGTGCGACGCCTTCGACAGGCCGTCGGCCCAGCAAAGTCAGCCGGGCGAGTTCGGGCATCTTGACGAGCGTGGACACAACTTCAGTGCCAACAGCTCCGGTCGCGCCCAGCATCACTATGTTCAGTCTTCTGTCCATGTTCCTGTTCGCAGACGCTGCTCAGGTCAGCCGGCTACACGCTCT includes the following:
- the bmt gene encoding betaine--homocysteine S-methyltransferase, producing the protein MARANFLDLLNSRDWLLADGATGTNLFAMGLQSGDAPELWNEDHTDRVRALHRNFIEAGSDIVLSNSFGGNAYRLKLHDAQNRVSELNMKAAQLARMEADAVDRPVIVAGSMGPTGEIFEPVGTMTHEQGVAAFAEQAQALEAGGADVLWIETISSEEEFKSALEGARTTSLPVVATMSFDTNGRTMMGLTPAAYAALAATQQVAPDAIGANCGTGAAELVATVLGMTEADGSAIVVAKGNCGIPAWMDGHIHYDGTPELMADYARLAFDSGAKIIGGCCGTTYEHVRAMRTSLETYSGGARPTVDQVEAKLGKVSALAHGTDTAAEGAARRGREGRGRRRG
- a CDS encoding NAD(P)H-binding protein, whose amino-acid sequence is MDRRLNIVMLGATGAVGTEVVSTLVKMPELARLTLLGRRPVEGVAHEGLRQHNADIFGAASYAEHLDGHTTAICTLGVGEPSKVSREDFVRIDKLAVLDFAAACRKAGVKHFQLLGSIGSDSRSRSFFLRTKGELEDALRALDFERLSLFQPSMILTPENRYGLTQALTLWGWPKLNFLLTGPRTKYRGIKVATLGTAIALNARLDKSGVETLRWDDFHTLAD
- a CDS encoding cobalamin-dependent protein; its protein translation is MTEEDDLDLRSLDDEELTQQMHDDLYDGLKEEIEEGVHILLERGWTPYKVLTEALVEGMRIVGIDFRDGILFVPEVLLAANAMKAGMFILKPLLAETGAPRVGKMVIGTVKGDIHDIGKNLVSMMMEGAGFEVINIGINNPVENYLEAIEEHKPDILGMSALLTTTMPYMKVVIDTLKEKGMRDDYIVLVGGAPLNEEFAAAIGADAYCRDAAVAVETAKEFMARKHNQVTA
- a CDS encoding DUF1638 domain-containing protein, whose translation is MKQLGPEEKFEFRKKSGDVLIIACGALGREMVALIEMNRWSHLDIQCLPAIWHNTPDKIPDGVRDAIRKARATGRYREIFIAYGDCGTGGLLDKVIEQEGVKRIDGPHCYSFFSGNDKWAAHQDDEITAFYLTDYLARHFDKLVWEGFGMAAHPELRDMMFAHYTKVVYLAQTEDETLQEMARAAAEKLQLEYEYRFTGYGDLAVDMARLETI
- a CDS encoding YtoQ family protein; amino-acid sequence: MTWNVYLSGEIHTNWREELEEGTKAAGLPVSFSAPVTNHPASDDCGVAILGEEPNKFWHDNKGANVNAIRTRTLIEKADVVVVRFGEKYKQWNAAFDAGYASALGKAVIIMHGADHQHALKEVDAAALAVTETPAQVVDILRYVINGELKGY
- a CDS encoding homocysteine S-methyltransferase family protein — translated: MYAHIKSKLDNGELVILDGGTGTDIQRRGVKMDSDVWCAEANRTHPEVVRAVHDDYIRVGAEVITANTYASAPLMFNAHGRDADLIETDTIAMRVAREAADAADHTVCVAGSISVMRPMTRGTDDFDPNYSWDDDTVRRLFDAKAANLKACGADLLIMEMMRDMKFSSWAVEAAINTGLPVWVGIAVERNGDGALAGVNHPDQLLEPIVAELTRFNPDACLIMHSPIDTILEGLEVISANWSGPTGAYPEAGEFTMPDWQFVDIAPADFAIAAQDWRKAGARIVGGCCGVTPDHIAALSTMGTR
- a CDS encoding DUF1203 domain-containing protein, whose amino-acid sequence is MKIRYEAISTDTARSLQNGDPDAYGNLPERAVSDGSRIPCRHCLKLVDEGDEYLIVAHRPFGNLQPYSETGPIFLHADFCERAAADAKLPDMLDSPAYLVRGYDAGERIIYGTGQVVPTADIGTYAGALLKDDKVEFVHVRSAENNCFQCRVERD
- a CDS encoding cysteine desulfurase-like protein, with the translated sequence MTGFSIAGVRAQFPALSITDDGKSRIYLDNPAGTQVPQHVIDRATRAMIEQNANLGGAFVTSEKALALFDEAHEAAAQFYNAPATTDVFYGANMTTITLAMSRNLQKTLALSEGDEIVLSRMDHDANVAPWLLVAADTGATVKWLDFDTDTFEFPDDALDKVLSDKTKIVAVSYASNCTGTINDVKSMCSKARSAGAISYVDAVQFAPHGVIDVQDIGCDFLVSSAYKFFGPHQGIMYGRGDLLESMFSYQVRPPLEYGSPAKFETGTAPRETLAASLGAIEYIASLGDGDTGLPLSRNRIASGMHAAMGHEMALTRQMIGGLTSIKGVKVRGITSDNALARRVPTVSITMDGKNPEDMAKSLADKNTFLWSGHNYALEPINHMDLMKDGGVLRIGLAHYNTAEEVDTLLEQLEDLA
- a CDS encoding MBL fold metallo-hydrolase encodes the protein MRENLEVAIETITLADDVLLEDGWFGVKAIDDATIAIGEPAYHQRNWSYLISDGDDSLLFDTGSGRRSIAPLVARHGRARVDAFPSHMHFDHLGNIHAFGPATVADLPMLRAIETNGTLTPTDEMFLGASEAVPVPTFEVGRWIAPDEVVRVGGRSLHVLHTPGHSPDSVSLWEAERSRLYAADFIYCGALYAQTPGASLRDYLRICEQLLDDLPEQVQIVCAHGQPENGVDDAPVLGYGDLHALRNVVAMLLKDEPRTGEVPVNERMDLRFSAESFTA
- a CDS encoding GFA family protein; translation: MSTSHKASCLCGGVKFEVTGQLRDVVACHCVQCRKQTGNYMSATGCDDDALSMSSSDGLAWYESTPGYKRGFCSTCGSTLFWKADGTDRIAIAAGVFDGPLGVPLKGHIYCDYAGEYYEIAGGEFREPLSDDYSDAKPET
- a CDS encoding MFS transporter, whose product is MPDDLEDSPDSAPSSALGVPVFRSIWLASMSSNFGGLVQAVGASWLMTTLTDSPQFVALVQASTALPIMLFALLAGAIADNLDRRRVMICAQAFMLIVSVVLAVCAWYGVLTPWLLIGFTFLIGCGTALNNPAWQASVGDMVPRDLLPGAVALNSMGFNIARSVGPAVGGAIVAAGGAAAAFATNALSYVALLAVLVRWRPDTMPRTLPRERIDLAISAGIRFVAMSPNIRAVLLRSCLFGAAAAAVPALMPVVASDIITGGPLVFGALLGSFGVGAVGGALSSGRLRKKYSTEWIVRVASVAVLAGTIITAASTQLILTMPALMLTGAGWVLALSTFNVSVQMAAPRWVVARALSIYQMVTFGGMAFGSWLSGYVASHYSIPIALFTAAAMMAVAILPGLVRSLQQIETVDLAPLDHWREPDIAVPLEPRSGPVVITVEHRIAEKDVVAFLNVMNERRRICRRDGFLRWTLLRDLSDPQLWMERFHVPTWLDYVRDAQRRTRADASIYEQVEKLHIEGAPAVVHRMVERQPGSMPTAQPPGGRELADPLTDVTRAS